The Ignicoccus hospitalis KIN4/I genome includes the window ATGAAGCTGAAGGGAAAGGGGAGCGGCACTAAGGCGTTGATCGCGGAGCCGGGGAGGAGGATCCACCTAACGCCCTCTCCTCCGGAAGCCCCGGAGAGGCTTCACCCCTTCGCCGGGGGGCTACGCAAGTTCTTGAAATCCGCCAAGTTGACTTCGATCAAGACCGTAGGTTACGACAGAGTCGTCGAGATGAACTTCTCCAAGGGGGGTGAGGTCTACAAACTGATGATAGAGCTGGTGCCCAGAGGGGTTATTGCCCTTCTTGACCCCGAGAACAAAATACTCTACGCCAACGAATACAAAGAGATGAGGGATAGATCGATAAAGAGGGGTGAGTTATACAAGCCACCTCCAGGGCCGACCTTCGACCCCTTCAACGACTTGGAGGAGTTAGGAGAAAGGATAAAGAAGGGTAAGGACGTAGTCAGGGGGCTGGTAATAGGTCAGAAGGTGCCGGGAGACGTAGCCGAGGAAGTGCTGTTCAGAGCTGGGGTCGCTAAGGACAAAAAGCCCAGCGAGGTAAGCCTAGAAGAATTGGAAAGGATTAAAGCAAAAATTAGGGAAGTGTACGAAGAGGCGCTGAAAGGGAGGGCATACCTCGTTAGGGCCGAGAGCGAACCAGTGGCCTTCGAGCCCTTCGAGCCGCGGCTGTTTATTTCCCAAGGTTATCACGCATCGGAAGGCGACCTAGATCAAATAATAGACGAGTACTTTGCGAACGTGAAGAGCGAAGAGCTGGAAGAAACCTTAGAGGAGAGGGTAAGAAAGGAAGTAGAGAAACTGAGGAAAGCTATGGAAGAGCAGCTCCGCTTGGCGGAAGAGTACAAGAAGCTTTCAGAAAACTACGAGAAGCTCGCCACTCAGTTGGCGGCCAACTACGCTGAAATAGAGGAGGTATTAAAGGACGGCAAGGAATACATTATGAAGTTCGAGGACAAGGAGATCGTGTTGAAACCCGACACGAACCTCGACGAATACATTAGGTCGTTGTTCTCTAAGTCTAAGGAATATGAAAAGAAGTACAAGAGAGCCCTCAAGGCGTACGAAGAGCTCAAAGAAGAGATGGACAAAGTCGAAGAGAAGGTAAAAGAAGAGATAGCTAAGGAGATAGCTAAGTCGAGGAGGAGGGAGTGGTACGAGAAGTACCACTGGTTGATAACGAGCTCCGGGCTGTTGGCGATAGGAGGCAAGGACGCGAGCCAGAACGAAGCGGTGGTGAGGAGGTACTTGGAAGACGACGACATATTCATGCACGCGGAGGTCCAAGGAGCCCCGGCGGTGGTCCTAAAGACTGAAGGAAAGGAGGTGACCGAGAAGGACTTGAGGGAGGCCGCTTTCCTGACCGCGTGTTATTCCAAGGCGTGGAAAGAGGGAAGGGGCTCCGTGGACGTCTTCTACGTCAAGGGCTCGCAAGTGAGCAAGAGTCCTCCTCCCGGACAGTACGTCGCCAAGGGAGCCTTCATAATAAAGGGTAAGAGAGAATACGTCAGAGACGTTCCCTTGAGGCTGGCGCTAGGCGTGGAAATGGTCGAAGGGGGCCCGCGCGTAATTGTGGGGCCCGAAGAGCTAGTGAGGGAGAGGAGCTTCGCCTACGCCGTCTTGGTCCCTGGGGACGTGGAGAAGAGGAAGGTCGCCCAGAAGCTGAAGAGGCTCTGGACCAACAAGCTGAAGGAGCCAGAGCTAAAGGGAGCGATAGAGGGGCTCAGAGAAGAGGAAATAATGGAAAGGATACCGGGAAAAAGTAAGATAGTAAAGGTAGTTGTCCCAATGAGGAAGCCCGAAAAGTCCGAGGAGGGTGAGGTGAGTGCGGGGCTGGGCTGAGGGAAAATATTATCCTCACGGCCGCTTTCCTTCATGAGGAACCTTGAGAGAAGTTTTGGGTACTGCCCTCACGTCGTCTTCCCAGAAAGCCCTATTGCTCGGTTCGGGAGAGCTCGGCAAAGAGGTAGTTATAGAGCTTCAGAGGCTGGGCGTGGAAGTAGTTGCAGTAGACCGTTACGACCGCGCCCCAGCTATGCACGTAGCCCATCGGAGGTACGTAATAGACATGCTAGACTACGACCAAGTGGTCGACGTGGTTCGCAGGGAGCGCCCAGACGTCATAATACCCGAAGTGGAGGCGATTAACACGGACGCCCTCGTGGACTTGGAAAAGGAAGGTTACTTCGTAGTCCCTAACGCGAGGGCGGTAAAGATAACCATGAACCGGATTGAGCTGAGGAGGCTAGCGGCAGAAAAGGTAGGGGTTCCCACCACTCGTTACGCGTTCGCCCACAACGAAGACGAGGCCGCAGAAGCTTGCGAGAAAGTCGGCTACCCGTGCTTGATAAAGCCCGAGATGAGCTCCTCCGGCCACGGACACACCTTAGCCTCTTCGCCGGAGGAGGCCCGGGAGGGATTTAAGAGGGCCTTGAAGGAGGCCCGGGGCAAGAGCGAGAGGGCCATAGTAGAAGAGTTCGTTGAAATAGATAGGGAACTCACCGCCCTAACGTACAGGCACGACACGGGTAATGGAATAGAAACAGTCCCCCTTCCCCCAGTAGAACACA containing:
- a CDS encoding Rqc2 family fibronectin-binding protein; amino-acid sequence: MKKKASMNYLDVVAWIRKNEDLIGSTVQNVYYKDGLMWMKLKGKGSGTKALIAEPGRRIHLTPSPPEAPERLHPFAGGLRKFLKSAKLTSIKTVGYDRVVEMNFSKGGEVYKLMIELVPRGVIALLDPENKILYANEYKEMRDRSIKRGELYKPPPGPTFDPFNDLEELGERIKKGKDVVRGLVIGQKVPGDVAEEVLFRAGVAKDKKPSEVSLEELERIKAKIREVYEEALKGRAYLVRAESEPVAFEPFEPRLFISQGYHASEGDLDQIIDEYFANVKSEELEETLEERVRKEVEKLRKAMEEQLRLAEEYKKLSENYEKLATQLAANYAEIEEVLKDGKEYIMKFEDKEIVLKPDTNLDEYIRSLFSKSKEYEKKYKRALKAYEELKEEMDKVEEKVKEEIAKEIAKSRRREWYEKYHWLITSSGLLAIGGKDASQNEAVVRRYLEDDDIFMHAEVQGAPAVVLKTEGKEVTEKDLREAAFLTACYSKAWKEGRGSVDVFYVKGSQVSKSPPPGQYVAKGAFIIKGKREYVRDVPLRLALGVEMVEGGPRVIVGPEELVRERSFAYAVLVPGDVEKRKVAQKLKRLWTNKLKEPELKGAIEGLREEEIMERIPGKSKIVKVVVPMRKPEKSEEGEVSAGLG
- the purT gene encoding formate-dependent phosphoribosylglycinamide formyltransferase, which encodes MREVLGTALTSSSQKALLLGSGELGKEVVIELQRLGVEVVAVDRYDRAPAMHVAHRRYVIDMLDYDQVVDVVRRERPDVIIPEVEAINTDALVDLEKEGYFVVPNARAVKITMNRIELRRLAAEKVGVPTTRYAFAHNEDEAAEACEKVGYPCLIKPEMSSSGHGHTLASSPEEAREGFKRALKEARGKSERAIVEEFVEIDRELTALTYRHDTGNGIETVPLPPVEHKRPKGIYYYYESWHPATVNDEVVKKAKDIAVKVVNELGGLGIFGVEILVTKDGRVLFSEVSPRPHDTGLVTLASMELSEFAIHARAVLGLPVPEPKLLTPAASRVVLAEEALEPPCLKGVGEALKVKGVQLRWFAKPRSYKERRMGVLLATGSTVEEALERVRRAAGFLKVVKC